One part of the Streptomyces lienomycini genome encodes these proteins:
- a CDS encoding carbohydrate ABC transporter permease: protein MTTTLSEARRPPEAAGRDRPQRSSRVTGRRNWAGGLAGWLWLLVVAVPLYWTLITSLKAQSRYYAENPLVPPADPTLDNYRLVIESDFLRYFANSVVVTVGAVVPAVVISFMAAYAIVRGRRMRVLRAMNGLFLMGLAIPLQATVIPVYLIIIKLQLYDSLLALILPSIAFAIPLSVLVLANFVRDVPNELFDSMRVDGATEWTTMWRLAAPLTRPAILTVTIFNALTIWNGFLLPLVLTQSPQRRTLPLALWTFQGQYGVNVPAVLAAVVLTTLPVLILYAFGRRQLLSGLTAGFSR from the coding sequence GTGACCACCACACTGTCCGAGGCACGACGGCCGCCCGAGGCCGCCGGCCGCGACCGGCCACAGCGCTCGTCCCGGGTGACCGGCCGGCGCAACTGGGCCGGCGGTCTGGCGGGATGGCTCTGGCTGCTCGTCGTCGCCGTGCCTCTGTACTGGACCCTCATCACCAGCCTCAAGGCCCAGAGCCGCTACTACGCCGAGAACCCGCTGGTGCCTCCGGCCGACCCGACGCTGGACAACTACCGGCTGGTCATCGAGTCCGACTTCCTCCGCTACTTCGCGAACAGCGTCGTGGTTACGGTCGGCGCCGTGGTGCCGGCGGTCGTGATCTCCTTCATGGCGGCCTACGCGATCGTCCGAGGCCGGCGCATGCGGGTACTGCGCGCGATGAACGGCCTGTTCCTCATGGGCCTCGCCATCCCGCTGCAGGCGACCGTGATCCCCGTCTACCTGATCATCATCAAGCTCCAGCTGTACGACAGCCTGCTGGCGTTGATCCTGCCGTCCATCGCCTTCGCCATCCCGCTGTCGGTGCTGGTGCTGGCCAACTTCGTCCGGGACGTGCCCAACGAACTGTTCGACTCGATGCGGGTCGACGGCGCTACCGAATGGACGACGATGTGGCGGCTGGCGGCACCGCTCACCCGACCGGCCATCCTCACCGTGACCATCTTCAACGCACTGACCATCTGGAACGGATTCCTGCTGCCACTGGTGCTCACCCAGAGCCCGCAGCGCCGGACCCTGCCGCTCGCGCTGTGGACGTTCCAGGGCCAGTACGGGGTCAACGTCCCCGCCGTCCTGGCCGCCGTCGTCCTCACCACCCTGCCCGTCCTGATCCTGTACGCCTTCGGCCGCCGCCAGTTGCTGAGCGGTCTGACCGCCGGATTCAGTCGCTGA